The Medicago truncatula cultivar Jemalong A17 chromosome 7, MtrunA17r5.0-ANR, whole genome shotgun sequence genome includes the window ccCACACAAAAACACAACCCAAAAACACCATCCATTACCATGATGATCATCAAAATCTTTGTAGTGAGAGACCCATCTAGCTTGAACAAAAGAATTCaacaaattgaacaaaaaagCCATAACAGCAATACTAAAAGGAAACCCAGAtgggttttttgttgtttttgtgagaAATAAACGAAGAGGGTAGATGACAGTGCGGTTGAAGTAATGAACAAGAAAAGGGGTTATGAGGATTATTGATTTTGGGTTCGAGGAGTTTTTACCGTGTGGAAAGAGATAAAGGGTAAACCAGAGTGTTGGACTTTCCATGAGGAACCATGCAAGAGGTGGAGAGAGATTTGGACCCCAACCAGGTCGATAGTATTTACCGTATGGAGCTTGGAGGAATGTGAGAGAGATGAAGGTTGGTGGTGCTATGAGGAAGAGAGTGAAGAGAGAGTAGTTGAAGAGTGATGAGTCTTGTAAGAAGAACAACATTGTTGTGAATGTTTGTGTGTGTGATGATGACGAAAACAAGATCTATTATAAATAAGGAGAGTTAACTTtacattaaattttttcttttttgaggaaatttcgtttatactttatatattttttttaggaaattttgactaactttatttatatacttttttttttttttaagaactttaTTTATATACTTGAAATGtgggtaaattttttttttactaaaaataagatattcattcattcaatttgGTTGATCACAGCAATAAcaaacaaattcattttttttttttttgacaaaacaaacaaattccATGTTATTCAaactaaaaatgatgaattgtgatatacAAGGAAATGTAAAAAGCAATCCTAGGACATAATGAAAGATCAACAAGTTGCTCTAAAGATCAGATCATGATATTATTAGATACGATACGATGCATTTTACGAAATAAATAACACCTTAACATTCCTAACCCAATTAAAATTCCCTCTAAatttaacaaaagaaataagATTGAAAAACAATTTGTGTGAAGACTATGAAACCTGTTGCAGCTGTTAATCTTGCGGCCATTGTGGCCTTGGGTTGCATGCTTTAGTGATTTCAAAAAACACTACAGCTGCGGTGTGATGCGGCTACTGACACAAGGGAAGTCACAATATGAATATCGCACCATTTGAATTTATCCCTAGTTTAACATCAGTCCTAACCTATTAAAGTTTCTAATAGAAAAGGGGGCTTTTCATGAAATAACATGAATTGATACCTCCCAATAAAAAGGGGCTACAAATTCTCTTTCTTAAATTATAAGAAGCAAATTAATAGAATTTCTCTACAGTAGTATATGAAATGAACATTATGTCTTTgtcaaaatcaatcaaatctAAATAATATTCAGTAAATTTTCTAACTTCAAATTAAGATATTaagatatttttcatttattctgACATAATTGAATTGAGAATTTTGACAGTCGTAAGTTACCTAAACATGAAGAACCCAATAGTTCATTCTTAAGTTCTTTGGCGTCTTTTGACAAATCAGATTGCAAAGAAATATCCCATAGCCTAATTGTACCATCGGCAGAGCATGTTGCAAAAGAAATCCCTCCAGAACAACCTTTGGCAGTGCATGCAAGAGATGGATCATGCATGTTTTCACAACATAGATTCTTGATATCCCATATGCATGAGGAATGTGAAACTAGCACAAAACACTTTGTAGCCTGAAATAGAAAGACATATTTTGTATGCATTAACCACTAATAAATGTATATAACACCTAAAAATAAGGGGAAAAACTTACTGCATCATCCACTAATTTAAAAGTAAGAAATTAAGCTACACGAATATGTAGGGGAAACCTGCTGATAAAAAGTCTCATAAAGGTCGGACCCACTGTAGATTTATTCTAGAAAAACTTGCCTTGCATATACATGACACTAATTTGTATCAAACTTGCATGAAAGTTACCTGATTCACATCATGGATGTCCCAGATGTAGAGGCTATGATCGCTGTAAATAACCACTGTGgggtaaaaatgaaaagtatatCAATGCACAATGCAAGAGTTTGTTAAATACAATTATCAACACCGTACACTCACCAAGCTTTTCGAAGGCTAAAAACTGACATGCAACTGCATCAGGCAGTGCAGGTAACTGTTGAGAATTTTGTTCGGGAAATACGGCATGGTAAACAGTGTTGTTTTCTTCATAAAACTTCTTGGCCTTTGAATATAATATACTGCCTACATATTCCAGCGACACGGGGGTATATAATAGGACTGTTCCATTATTGCATGCACAAGCAATTAGCTTTTCCGATGTTGATAATGCAAAAGCTCTTTGAACCTGAAAATATAATTTGGGGATTgttaaaaattacaaagaaatatagTCTAACACCAGGTTAATTGTCATGACAACTCAATCAAATATGTTATGGGATGGTTGTGGAAAGATCAACTCTGAGTTTTTCATCTTAGAAATAGAAACATTATTAGAATATTCCAGATTTAACTTGGAAAACTTGCACTTCTACTTAGGAAAACTATTTGAAGTCTTTGCACGTCGGTTACAATTTAAGTTACTTGACATTCCGTGCATCAAGATGTCATCTTCTGAAAGATACCTTTGGCACACATCAATATATTACATGTACCTTCAAGATCACCGACTTTTTGACTGACAGCCCAGAATGAATAAGGTATAAAATGCCTGTAACAGAGAAATTAACAACTCAAaatattaaccaaaaaaattcaattttagacTTGCTATAAACTGAACCAAACCTGAATCAGTCAATGCGTATATAGGAAATAAACCACCAGCTTGTTTACGATTATCATCGCTGCTATTGGTCCACACAGAAGAAGCAATAGATGTAAATGAACAATCTTTCTCAATTGAGAGATTGGCAAGCTTTTCGTGTATTGCTAATGATGCACTCCTGGCAGTCCTGCGCATCCCTCCATTTTGTTGAGTTTTCCTAGATGATTCAAGTGTCCAGAATTTCAAGTGCTTTTTACCAGCAGTTACAATAAATTTTGCATCTGATGAGAAGCCAACACTTGAGACAGTAGAACCAGATGAAGTTGCTTGAAACTTTGTTATCAGGTGACCACTCCGCCAGTCCCAAAGGTAAATATATCCACCACCAGATACCAGATGTTTACCTTGGACAGCATACTATATAATGAGTAAGAAGCAGCAAGTAATAAAATTCAAGAACAGCATATAGATAGCTAAAGTGTAACCAACCATTCGGTGAGAAACAGATGCATGTAACTCCCAATAGATGGCCTTTCAATTCAGAGACAACGGACAAAGTAGAAGAATCCCAAACTAGTACTGAGGACTGGTTTCCTGTCTGCAAAACGTAGTTAGGCTCAtgtaaaatatgtgaaaaattaaacCATAATATGTATTAGAAATGATGCAAATGGAACTATTTTAGGAGGGAATACATAGATACAAGCATgcaaacataaatatatatccCACTTTTATTCTTTCAAGAGGTGGACATTTGACTATGAAGGTCACTCACAAGCAGGAACGTAACCAGGAATAAAAGGGGATCAAGTTCAGAAGACAGACATAATCTAAGTTAGGAACGTAACCAGGAATTAAAGGGGATCAAGTTCAGAAGACATAATCTAAGCTAAGAAGTTTAAAAATACTACTACTAATACCATGATCAAAATTTGAGAATTGATTCTTACCTCTCCAGCCGCAACAAAGCGGCCATCTTTTGACAAAGCTACACAGCTCAAAGGCTTCAATGACAATCTATCAGATGCAATTAGGTGTGACTGAGTACCCGAATTCACGTCAAGAATCACCACCACAGAACCAGCCAAATAAGCACATTTGGAACTCGAGACATTCGAAGCTAACCCATTTCCACTTTTCGTTGTCAATCCAATTACCTCCTCCAAAACAAGCTGGATCAAACAAAAATCCAAACATAAGAAACAACCAAAAAAGCAAGTATGCTAGGTTTCCATACAAAATCCACCACTAAGTATCTTTGTGGCACTGACACCTCTGATTAAAGACGTCTACAGTGTCTAACACATCTGTTTACGTCCAACTAATtcattttctcatattattataTTGGTGTTGACGTGTCAAGTGTGTCTGGTGTCTGTGTTAGTGCTTCATAGCTAAGTACTGCTCAATACGTAAGTTCATCGCGAAATTTTATCTAGCTCGCCATATTTAGCTCAATTTTCTCAGGAAACAAACAATGTAAAGGTTTATGATCCTGAAAATCAAAAAGCACttggaaaaattcaaattaacttGGAATGCCTGGAGTTCACAATTTCTAGCACGAATTTTTCTGGAGAAACAAACACTGAATATGATAATGGTTTGCAAATTGAAAATGCGCATTGTTGAACAAATTCAAGAATTGgtagatttttagggtttttgttcaTCAAAATAGACATTGATAAAGAAAacgatgatgataatgatgaaaAGAAGAACCTTAGATACAGTAGGAGGTTTTTTGAATCTGCTGCGAGTGGTCTTCATCTTCAGCTTTCACGATTTCACTGgaaatttagagagagagagagaaagagagagagagagagagagagaggcggGAGTTTTGCCCAAATGCAAATGTgaccaatcaaaatcaaaatttctcaaaaattaaaattaaaatgaaaatctaCCGGTACAAAATCATTATGATTTATGGGTCATAAATTCgactataattttaatttttttttcacaacttAACTCTATTTTATGGTCCATTAGTTTATTTTTGATATTTAAGTTTGTCACTTGGATACAATAATAGCCGGCCCTAatttttttagtgagagaaactccaacttctctaTAATGGTCTCTAATAGTcacttaaatataaataatatgatgaaATTTAAATCACCAGAATACCCATGCttctggatctgcaacgttgacgcccaaatcattgattgaatttgtgattGTGAAGCTGATCTTTCAATACGAACCAAACGAACACTGCACAACAAAAAAtgtgaaatcaaacaacgccgcacaagacgacgaacaacacaacgtcgcactaagacgacgaaatcactaAAAAACACGAAAGAAAAACTTGatgtatgtgaaaatcacttatttagattgaaagaaagggaaaaaaggaTGCACaggggtgattctaggtcaaaaattgacctaaaatcaccccTCCTCGATGAGTGAGAGAGGAAGAAAACTTAAAGAGAAGAcagagtttctctcactaaaaaattAGGGTCGgctatttgtaggcattttattaacttggatgctatgagtttgttcgcagattcatcctttacgtttttagcgatgttgatACTGTGTTAACTTATATTCGtctacttttcttcttcttctataaTAATGGAATTGCATTAAATACCCAAACTCGTGATATTCACTTAGAATAACTTACTGTGTTAACCTATATTCGgctactttttttcttcttctaataatGGAATTGCATTAAATACCCAAACTCGTGATATTCACACTAGAGAAATCATTACAAATGAAAATGtctaataaagataaaaaaaaaaaaaaaaaaatcattacatTTAAGTTGAAAAAGTATATTGATCTCAATGTGCAAGAAGGTCTGCACATTTATTCATGTCTCGGTGAATATGATGTAGTTCAACATTCATATTAAAAGGTGGAGAATGTAAATAATGTTTGCAAGTATAggttgttgataaaaaaaattggtgtaaCTACATTGAATCATATCCAGTTTGATTTTGGAATCAGATTCAATTAACACATGGTGCATGAGTTGGGATTGAACAAGTTGGAGGCAACAAAAAATTACCCACAATGAAGAAGTAATTTCACACGTAAAACGAGACATAAATTTACCATGTTGATCACGAATTAAACTTTCATAAACTGAACTTCTATTGCTGATAAAATGTGATTCATCAACATTGAGTTTGAGTCGTCTAGGAGGAGGATGAAccaaattatgtttttgatgTGTATTGTTGATTCATCTAGATGTCTTAGGTTGTTGCAATTCCACCATAATATCACGAATGTGAATGTTTACCAAATTGGAGAGTTTATATCTCAAATTTGATTGATGAGAAAATATGAACATGTTCCTATCATTCTAAAGAACCCACACCATAACTTCAAAGAAGATAGACCAACTCGAGGTTGGATTATCAATGTCCTTACACATGTTCCATTCAATATAAGAAAAAGGTCAAGACAACTTACTAATTCTTGAATTTGTTGACATTTgcataaaaacaaaactttggAGTACATAATCGGTTTAATACCACAAGATAGATGATCCTATGATAAGGAAATTTTACAATTGGTCCATGCTAAGACTCACCGCCCTttcaaatatattaagaaaaatggtaatggtcattttggtccttgaaCGCGTAACGAATAACCATATAGTCCTTACGTGTATCCAAATTCTAAATAATTCATGATTGTGCACTACATTAATCAAAATAGTATCTCGTGTTAAAATGTTATGTAATACTGTCATATCAAACCCTAAACATACTTACTTACTGTCATATCAATCCTTAAAAGTACTTATTTACGATCTTGAGTCTCTATAAGAAAATAGTTATTGTCGACATTGACGAACTATTTTAACTAACAACTTACACAATCtttaactattttaaattttcaataaccTAAATGACTATTATCTTAAGAAAAATTGGTAGTATaattaatacatatatttaGTTATAACTatgatttaaattatatatgtgtATTTAATTTGACTTATTATATTGCACGTCAAATTAATAGTATTACTTTGTATTATGTtcgaaaaattgaaaaaaataggaTCTAGTGATTCGAATAAgacttattatttttagtgactttttttttcaatgaatgGTTATAGTCAATGACCAAAGAATATTTATTCAAACAACAAATCTTAGTACTTAAatctcttgtaccaaaaaaaaaaaaaaatcttagtacTTAGTACAATTACTATTACATCGAGGGGAGGATCAATTATCAAACCCTTTAACTCATTATCACACTATTTTTCAACTCAAGAGTTAAGCACaactaccaccaccaccaattatttttcttgaatTGAAGTACTAAGAAGTGTATACTTTTATTGGCCTGTGTG containing:
- the LOC25498708 gene encoding steroid 5-alpha-reductase DET2 gives rise to the protein MLFFLQDSSLFNYSLFTLFLIAPPTFISLTFLQAPYGKYYRPGWGPNLSPPLAWFLMESPTLWFTLYLFPHGKNSSNPKSIILITPFLVHYFNRTVIYPLRLFLTKTTKNPSGFPFSIAVMAFLFNLLNSFVQARWVSHYKDFDDHHGNGWCFWVVFLCGVFVFFVGMMINVWSDTELLRLKGEGKGYVIPKGGLFEFVSCPNYFGEIVEWFGWALMTWSWAGLGFFIYTFANLGPRARANHQWYLEKFGEDYPKKRKAVIPFLY